In Ovis canadensis isolate MfBH-ARS-UI-01 breed Bighorn chromosome 11, ARS-UI_OviCan_v2, whole genome shotgun sequence, the DNA window GTCGGTGGCCAAGCTCAAGAGCTGTCTTCTATTATGGGAAGAGttcaaagcaagaaaagaaatgtcAGGGTTTCACATTAGGAAGATTCTCCCTGCACCACCCAAAGGAGGAAGGGGTCTCCCTGGAGCCAGAAATGCTTAGCCCTCACTCGCATTCTCTGGACCCCAAGTCTGGGTTTGGGCTAGAGGCAGGAGAGAAAGTCTGCCCAGCATGCTAAGGGGAATGGCGGAGCCCATGGCACCTGGGGAAGAGAAGTGGGCTCCATTTGCCTGCCTCCTGGCTTGATAGCAGGAAACCTGAGATTAACTCAGTAAAACCCACCAAGATGGTGCACACTGCCAGGctctcccctgccctgcccccctggGCAGAGCAGGAGAGCTGTGTTTCTGGTGCCCCCCAGTGCCAGGAAGCACCCACCTGGCCTAGTACTGCGGGCTGCAGGCAGATACCCTCAGTAGCATCCCTGAGCTCCCAGGAAACTTCTGATTCTTGACTTGGAACTTGCTCGCGGTGGCCTGGTTGTTGGtgacccctggaggagagaaggaaggcacCCCGGGCAGGGGAGGCCAGGTCAGGACTAGAGCTTCTGAGCAGTGCAACTAGGGTGGGGCAGATGGGGCCTTGGGAATGCTGGTGAAGGTGCCCCAGCCTTGTTTCCCTCTCCCTGCACcacccaaagaaacaaaattccattttaaaattatgtttattgtaCAAATAACATTACGATGGTGGAAAACTAGAAAATggtaaacagaggaaaagaacagaaaaccaaCCCCTATTTATACCATCCAGAGACACTCAGGGCCCACACGTTGACACATCTTTTTCCAAGTTTTCCTCAACAGGTACACTTGGGAACCACCTTTACAATGTTATTTGCCCTTTCCTAAAACTTCCCCAAAGTGATAGTAATAACCTACTGGTCTGGGAACCCCACCATCTATCCAGCATACGGAGCTCTGTTCGGTGACCTCCCCTCCAACTCCTCCGTGATTTGTTGGGTCTGGGACTGTGTGCAGGGGAGACTCCTGATAAAGGCACAGTAATGAAGACCTCCTTGACCCTGTGCTCCATACCCACCCACCCCCTATTAGACCCCAAAAGGAGAGTCAGACTCTGTCTCGGGGTCCCCAAACCACCCGCCCTCAGAGGCTGTGGCCAGAGTACCTAACACCCACAGTCCCTAGCAGATCCCCACCACGACCCAGGCTCAGGGCCGAAGGCCGCCGACCCGCCTGCAGAGGCCCCATGCGGCCATTAGGCCGCACCCACAGGAAAAGACTAGAGCGGAAAGTGGGAAGtaagccttggaagaaaagcagccaGGCCCGGTGTACCGTCACCTGCCTTCCCCTTTGCAGCTCCAGGTGCGCCGTGTGGGTGGCCGTGGCCAGGGCCCATGGCTTCACCTGCTGGACCCAGCACAGCAGCAGGATGAGGATCACAGAGGCAACCAGGAGCCAGAGGAGACCCAGGATATAGAAGCCCAGGAACAGACAGCAAGAGTCAGAGCTGAGAAGAGGGTTGTTACTGGAACTAGCCAATCCCTGGGCCTTCCAGAGGTTGTCAGATTCAGAGATGATGGTTATGGTGGATTCTAAGATAGTGGGGAGTGAAATGGATTCTGTGGAGGTTAAGAATATGGTTGATTGTAAAGTCTCACTTATGGGTTCTGGGGTGGTCGGGGTAGTGGGCTCTGGGGTGGTCGGGGTAGTGGGCTCTGGGGTGGTCGGGGTAGTGAGCTCTGGGGTGGTCGGGGTAGTGGGCTCTGGGGTGGTCGGGGTAGTGAGCTCTGGGGTGGTCGGGGTAGTGAGCTCTGGGGTGGTCGGGGTAGTGGGCTCTGGGGTGGTCGGGATTGTGGATTCTGGGGTGGTCAGGGTTGTGGATTCTGGGGTGGTTGGGGTTGTGGGGTGTTCAGTAGTGGGTTTTAGAGTTTTGGAGGAGGTGATGGAGTCTATAGTAATTGGGATCGTGGTCAGTTTCTTAACTGGAGGCAAGGAGGACACCTGACTGCCTGGCGAAGTAGTCAGTGCTAAATAGAGCAGGTCCCAGTGCATGGTGTGGCTAGAGGGGCTGCTTACAGTGTTCACGACAGGTACCTCCTGTTCCTCATCATATTCATCGTAGTCCAGGTTGTCCCTGTCACCAGGGATGTTGCAGCCATCCCCCGAGAATTTGTAGACGTACGTGCCATTCATATCGACACATTGAACGCTCTTCACATCGGGGGTCATGGCCTTAATGTCCACATCCTCCTCCCATACGTACACGTTGCTGGGGTTGTCCTGCAGCCAGCGGCTGAAATAGAGGATCCCGCAGTCGCAGGACCAGGAGTTGTTATGGAAAAAAGCGTAAGGCAGGAGGAGCATCCCAAAGAAGCCCGTTGGTATCGTGCGCAGCCTGTTCTTTTGGAGGTAAAGGGTGTCAAGTTCCTCCAACCCTTTTAGAAGCTCAGTGGGCAGCTCTTGCAAGTCGTTTTCAGCCAGGTTGAGCTTCCTCAGGCGGGGTGTGGGCACCAGGAGCTCAGGGGGCAGAGTCCTCAGCTGGTTTCCGCGCAGATAGAGCTCGTGGAGGTGGCTCAGGCCACGCAGAGCATTAGGAGGCAACGAGGTCAGCTTGTTGAAGGACACGTCCAGGATAGACAGAGCTGGCAGTGCCCGTCCCAGCTCGGGCAGGCTTCTCAGCTTATTGTGGGCTAGATTCAGGACCTCCAGCCGCGGCAGTTTCGCGTCTGCCTGCAGGCTGGTCAGCTGGCTCTTACCCAGGAACAGCTCAGTGAGGTGGGGCAGATTCACCACGGATGCCATGGAGAAAGTGCCCAGGGGGTTctcacccaggtggaggatggcgGTGTCGGCCTGCAGGTTTGGAGGCGGTGCCTTCAGTCCCTTATTTTCACAGTTCACTTCTACCTGGCTGTCCTTGTTGCCGACTTCACAGATGGGGACGGGGTGTGAAGGGCTTGGCAGCAGGAACAGCAAAAGAAGGAGGGGCATGGTGACCTGTGGGCAAGGGGTTTTGAGTGGGCACCCCTCGGGCCCGCAGCAGTATGCCTCCAGGCCCTGGCCCCCACTACGGCCTCTAGGATTGTTTCAGAAACTCACCTCCCACACCTCTCTCCCTtcattcccctctcctccccttgacCCGCAAAGCCTAAACTACTAGCTCCAGCCCTTGGCGGTTATCCCTCCCTCAGGCCCCGGCCTCCCCGAGCCCTGGCCCCAGCTCACAGACCAGCAGAAGAACCGCCGGAGACACAGAGCTTCTTCCAGGGTGCGACTTGGTCCTTCTGTCTTCCAGCTCCAGGGAGGGCCTGATTAAGGGCAGGAAGAGGGTAGggatggagaggaaatggcagcctgatATGGGCTCCCGGAACCCGGGAACAGCCTCCATCCTGGACACAAGCCCTTATCACATCCTTCCACAACTTGCCCTGAGCCCTCCTTTGGCTCTGTTCTCTCCTGCTCTCCTCCTACCTTGGGGAGATAGGGGGTGGACTCCAACCACCGCTTGCTTCCAGGCTTAAAAAACCTCTCCAGCTGCCCTCCTCATTTCCCCTTCACAGCTGCATTCTTAGAATTGCCTACTTTTAACCCTGGCCTCCCTCTCACTCCTCACTC includes these proteins:
- the GP1BA gene encoding platelet glycoprotein Ib alpha chain isoform X1 — protein: MEAVPGFREPISGCHFLSIPTLFLPLIRPSLELEDRRTKSHPGRSSVSPAVLLLVTMPLLLLLFLLPSPSHPVPICEVGNKDSQVEVNCENKGLKAPPPNLQADTAILHLGENPLGTFSMASVVNLPHLTELFLGKSQLTSLQADAKLPRLEVLNLAHNKLRSLPELGRALPALSILDVSFNKLTSLPPNALRGLSHLHELYLRGNQLRTLPPELLVPTPRLRKLNLAENDLQELPTELLKGLEELDTLYLQKNRLRTIPTGFFGMLLLPYAFFHNNSWSCDCGILYFSRWLQDNPSNVYVWEEDVDIKAMTPDVKSVQCVDMNGTYVYKFSGDGCNIPGDRDNLDYDEYDEEQEVPVVNTVSSPSSHTMHWDLLYLALTTSPGSQVSSLPPVKKLTTIPITIDSITSSKTLKPTTEHPTTPTTPESTTLTTPESTIPTTPEPTTPTTPELTTPTTPELTTPTTPEPTTPTTPELTTPTTPEPTTPTTPEPTTPTTPEPISETLQSTIFLTSTESISLPTILESTITIISESDNLWKAQGLASSSNNPLLSSDSCCLFLGFYILGLLWLLVASVILILLLCWVQQVKPWALATATHTAHLELQRGRQVTVHRAWLLFFQGLLPTFRSSLFLWVRPNGRMGPLQAGRRPSALSLGRGGDLLGTVGVRYSGHSL
- the GP1BA gene encoding platelet glycoprotein Ib alpha chain isoform X2, with product MPLLLLLFLLPSPSHPVPICEVGNKDSQVEVNCENKGLKAPPPNLQADTAILHLGENPLGTFSMASVVNLPHLTELFLGKSQLTSLQADAKLPRLEVLNLAHNKLRSLPELGRALPALSILDVSFNKLTSLPPNALRGLSHLHELYLRGNQLRTLPPELLVPTPRLRKLNLAENDLQELPTELLKGLEELDTLYLQKNRLRTIPTGFFGMLLLPYAFFHNNSWSCDCGILYFSRWLQDNPSNVYVWEEDVDIKAMTPDVKSVQCVDMNGTYVYKFSGDGCNIPGDRDNLDYDEYDEEQEVPVVNTVSSPSSHTMHWDLLYLALTTSPGSQVSSLPPVKKLTTIPITIDSITSSKTLKPTTEHPTTPTTPESTTLTTPESTIPTTPEPTTPTTPELTTPTTPELTTPTTPEPTTPTTPELTTPTTPEPTTPTTPEPTTPTTPEPISETLQSTIFLTSTESISLPTILESTITIISESDNLWKAQGLASSSNNPLLSSDSCCLFLGFYILGLLWLLVASVILILLLCWVQQVKPWALATATHTAHLELQRGRQVTVHRAWLLFFQGLLPTFRSSLFLWVRPNGRMGPLQAGRRPSALSLGRGGDLLGTVGVRYSGHSL